Proteins encoded within one genomic window of Mycolicibacterium monacense:
- a CDS encoding carbohydrate ABC transporter permease: MTRPRPLEVLRIAVLTAALVFVLFPIAWVALASFKTPAQMSEPFLIAFGPTLDNWRAVLDSGIFAAAGRSVVVGVVTVVVSLVVGSMGAYVIAKYRAGGSLTRFGMLAAQVVPPAVMVFPFLTMAQALRMTDTLVPVIFAHLSFVLPLVTWFLIGFFEAVPASLEEQARVDGFTRWQAFRLVVLPQVLPGIGAAGIFGFTLSWNDMFYGLILAPGNAAILPVAISNFNTFRGVQIGTMSAAIMIAIVPVVVASFFIQRRLVQGISGGAVKY, from the coding sequence ATGACCCGGCCGCGTCCCCTCGAGGTCCTGCGCATCGCCGTGCTCACCGCGGCGCTGGTGTTCGTGCTGTTTCCCATCGCCTGGGTCGCGCTGGCGAGTTTCAAGACGCCGGCGCAGATGTCCGAGCCGTTCCTCATCGCGTTCGGCCCCACCCTGGACAACTGGCGCGCGGTGCTCGACTCGGGCATCTTCGCCGCCGCGGGCCGCAGCGTCGTGGTCGGTGTGGTCACCGTGGTGGTGAGCCTCGTGGTTGGCAGCATGGGCGCCTACGTGATCGCCAAATACCGCGCGGGTGGCTCGCTGACCCGCTTCGGCATGCTTGCCGCGCAAGTGGTTCCGCCCGCGGTGATGGTCTTCCCGTTCCTGACGATGGCCCAGGCGTTGCGGATGACCGACACGCTGGTGCCGGTGATCTTCGCGCACCTGTCGTTCGTGCTGCCGCTGGTGACCTGGTTTCTGATCGGATTCTTCGAGGCCGTCCCGGCCTCACTCGAGGAGCAGGCCCGCGTCGACGGGTTCACCCGGTGGCAGGCGTTCCGGCTGGTCGTGCTGCCGCAGGTGCTGCCCGGCATCGGCGCGGCGGGGATCTTCGGGTTCACGCTGTCGTGGAACGACATGTTCTACGGGCTCATCCTGGCGCCCGGCAATGCCGCGATCCTGCCGGTGGCGATCTCGAACTTCAACACCTTCCGCGGCGTCCAGATCGGGACGATGAGCGCCGCGATCATGATCGCCATCGTGCCGGTGGTGGTCGCCAGCTTCTTCATCCAGCGACGCCTGGTCCAGGGGATCAGCGGCGGCGCGGTCAAGTACTAG